The Spirochaetota bacterium DNA window CCGCGAGCTTCTTCTTCTCGCCCATCAGGTACTGCACGCTCTTCGCGAGCGCCTCCAGCTTTATCACGCCGGTGAGCTTGATAAAGGCGCCCAGTATCACCATGTTGGACGACCGGATGTTTCCAAGCTTCTTCGCAATGTCGTTCGCGGGCACGGGATAGACGTCGATATCTCCGCGGAAGGGCATATCGGGCACCAGGTTGGAATTGTACAGGAGCTGCCCACCCGATTCCAGGCGGTTCCCGAACGTCTTCGCCGAGGGCTGGTTGAGCGCCACGACAAAATCCGGGGCCGACGCGACCGGAGAGGCGATCTCCTCGTCCGATATGC harbors:
- a CDS encoding 2-oxoacid:ferredoxin oxidoreductase subunit gamma; translation: MLVKIMFAGSGGQGVLTMGNILGNAAMYDDYNVTYLPAYGAAVRGGTANCTISISDEEIASPVASAPDFVVALNQPSAKTFGNRLESGGQLLYNSNLVPDMPFRGDIDVYPVPANDIAKKLGNIRSSNMVILGAFIKLTGVIKLEALAKSVQYLMGEKKKLAEVTIKAIQEGYDGFPFGK